A window of the Lolium perenne isolate Kyuss_39 chromosome 7, Kyuss_2.0, whole genome shotgun sequence genome harbors these coding sequences:
- the LOC127317726 gene encoding probable inorganic phosphate transporter 1-4: MAREQLEVLSALDAAKTQWYHFTAIVIAGMGFFTDAYDLFCISLVTKLLGRVYYYRAGASDPGSLPPNVAAAVNGVAFCGTLSGQLFFGWLGDRMGRKRVYGMTLMCMVLCSLASGLSFGSTPASVMATLCFFRFWLGFGIGGDYPLSATIMSEYANKKTRGAFIAAVFAMQGFGILTGGVVTLVVSAAFRAAFDAPAYQDGAVASTPPQADYVWRVILMFGAIPALLTYYWRMKMPETARYTALVAKNAKQAAADMSKVLQVDIADDSKDPAPSDGDRNSFGLFSGEFLRRHGLHLLGTATCWFLLDIAFYSQNLFQKDIFTAIHWIPKAKTMSALEEVHRIARAQTLIALCGTVPGYWFTVFLIDRIGRFWIQLCGFFFMAVFMLGLAFPYHHWTTPGNHVGFVVLYGLTFFFANFGPNSTTFIVPAEIFPARLRSTCHGISAAAGKLGAIVGSFGFLYLAQNQDAKLVDHGYKAGIGVRNSLFILAACNFLGMGFTFLAPESNGISLEELSGENDDETSAAPAHARTVPV, translated from the coding sequence ATGGCGCGGGAGCAGCTGGAGGTGCTGTCGGCGCTGGACGCCGCCAAGACGCAGTGGTACCACTTCACGGCGATCGTCATCGCGGGGATGGGCTTCTTCACCGACGCCTACGACCTCTTCTGCATCTCCCTCGTCACCAAGCTCCTCGGCCGCGTCTACTACTACCGCGCCGGCGCGTCCGATCCAGGCTCGCTCCCGCCCAACGTCGCCGCTGCCGTCAACGGTGTCGCCTTCTGCGGCACGCTGTCCGGCCAGCTCTTCTTCGGCTGGCTCGGCGACCGCATGGGCCGCAAGCGCGTCTACGGGATGACGCTCATGTGCATGGTGCTCTGCTCCCTCGCCTCCGGCCTCTCCTTCGGGTCCACGCCGGCCAGCGTCATGGCCACGCTCTGCTTCTTCAGGTTCTGGCTCGGCTTCGGCATCGGCGGCGACTACCCGCTCTCCGCCACGATCATGTCCGAGTACGCCAACAAGAAGACGAGGGGCGCCTTCATCGCCGCCGTCTTCGCCATGCAGGGGTTCGGGATCCTGACGGGCGGCGTGGTGACGCTCGTGGTGTCCGCCGCCTTCCGCGCCGCCTTCGACGCGCCGGCGTACCAGGACGGGGCCGTGGCGTCCACGCCGCCGCAGGCCGACTACGTGTGGCGCGTCATCCTCATGTTCGGCGCCATCCCCGCACTGCTCACCTACTACTGGCGGATGAAGATGCCCGAGACGGCGCGATACACCGCGCTCGTCGCCAAGAACGCCAAGCAGGCCGCCGCCGACATgtcgaaggtcctccaggtcgacATCGCCGACGACTCCAAGGACCCCGCCCCATCCGACGGAGATCGAAACTCGTTCGGCCTCTTCTCCGGCGAGTTCCTGCGCCGCCACGGGCTCCacctcctcggcaccgccacctgcTGGTTCCTCCTCGACATCGCCTTCTACTCGCAGAACCTCTTCCAAAAAGACATCTTCACGGCGATCCACTGGATCCCCAAGGCCAAGACCATGAGCGCCCTGGAGGAGGTCCACCGCATCGCGCGCGCGCAGACGCTCATCGCGCTCTGCGGCACGGTGCCAGGGTACTGGTTCACGGTATTCCTCATCGATCGCATCGGGCGGTTCTGGATCCAGCTATGCGGCTTCTTCTTCATGGCCGTCTTCATGCTCGGCCTCGCCTTCCCGTACCACCACTGGACGACCCCCGGCAACCACGTCGGGTTCGTTGTGCTCTACGGGCTCACCTTCTTCTTTGCCAACTTCGGGCCCAACTCCACCACATTCATCGTGCCCGCCGAGAtctttccggcgaggctccggtcgACCTGCCACGGCATCTCGGCGGCCGCGGGCAAGCTCGGCGCCATCGTCGGCTCGTTCGGGTTCCTGTACCTCGCGCAGAACCAGGACGCGAAGCTGGTGGATCATGGGTACAAGGCCGGGATCGGGGTGAGGAACTCGTTGTTCATTCTCGCGGCGTGCAACTTTCTGGGCATGGGGTTCACGTTCCTCGCACCCGAGTCCAATGGCATCTCGCTCGAGGAGCTCTCCGGCGAGAATGATGACGAGACCTCAGCCGCGCCGGCGCACGCCAGGACGGTGCCCGTGTGA